One genomic segment of Canis lupus baileyi chromosome 9, mCanLup2.hap1, whole genome shotgun sequence includes these proteins:
- the CCDC177 gene encoding coiled-coil domain-containing protein 177 — MVDPVSEEEKAGAEPEGSGGDGAAASAPPDAQGAQQPAASSASASASTAAAAAQPHKAEAPSAAEEGGRREQSPLLHLDLFNFDCPEAEGSRYVLTSPRSLEACARCAVKPVELLPRALADLVREAPGRSMRVATGLYEAYEAERRAKLQQCRAERERIVREEKRRLFTPLGAAAAAASVPSAGGSSSSSSASLPASPAPRATRKASSSPSPARTQPPPAASRAGRKSHSLDSLSRRREGALSSESGASSSSYSGESLRELRWPPRALARNSCPAGSASSAPNPLGRPSALALVPLTGRSFSLGDLSHSPQTAQHVERIVRQVRAERGLRGVPDRDRKIAALMLARHQEERLLLEQRAAAHGQWEQQRVRAEQRREREEREKQRALEQGRRAWAAQVEERRGRRGREEREEARRRQRQCERSEERRRELAERQGLLRRERVERAAREDRLRKLQQEQNLKQREEGLQEGRERAELARRERAQRAARTKQRQEGQLQREKRELSRAERARHEALLQGRARQERAEREGLRSSLEASLGRAQENYEQLVEQRARELRERARREELQGRRAKEVAERKEREHQAHLEALARAGERRLQHAMQAAEEAVQQKARRVGQSRLEKERAQRANKEKVERDEDCRRRELLQAIGRKLERSEQLSRERRSALESARSTARASFHVREKVREETNTRSFDRMVRDAQLHASLDRK, encoded by the coding sequence ATGGTAGACCCCGTGTCGGAAGAGGAAAAGGCGGGAGCCGAGCCTGAAGGTTCGGGCGGCGATGGAGCCGCTGCGTCCGCGCCCCCCGACGCCCAGGGCGCCCAGCAGCCCGCCGCCTcttcggcctcggcctcggcctcgacggcggcggcggcggcgcagccCCACAAGGCTGAAGCCCCGAGCGCGGCGGAGGAAGGCGGGCGGCGGGAGCAGTCTCCGCTGCTGCACCTCGACCTCTTCAACTTCGACTGTCCGGAGGCCGAGGGCAGCCGCTACGTGCTGACCAGTCCCCGCTCGCTGGAGGCCTGCGCCCGCTGCGCCGTCAAGCCGGTGGAGCTGCTGCCGCGCGCCCTGGCGGACCTGGTGCGCGAGGCCCCGGGCCGCTCCATGCGAGTGGCCACCGGCCTGTACGAGGCCTACGAGGCGGAGCGGCGCGCCAAGCTGCAGCAGTGCCGGGCCGAGCGCGAGCGCATCGTGCGCGAGGAGAAGCGGCGCCTCTTCACGCCGCTgggcgccgcggccgccgccgcctcggtcCCCAGCGcgggcggcagcagcagcagcagcagcgccagCCTCCCGGCCTCGCCCGCGCCGCGTGCCACCCGCAAGGCATCCTCCAGCCCGTCCCCCGCCCGGACGCAACCTCCGCCCGCGGCTTCCCGGGCCGGCAGGAAGAGCCACTCGCTGGACTCGCTGTCCCGCCGGCGCGAGGGCGCCCTCAGCTCCGAGTCCGGCGCGTCGTCCTCGTCCTACAGCGGGGAGAGCCTGCGGGAGCTGCGCTGGCCTCCGCGGGCCTTGGCCAGGAACAGCTGCCCTGCGGGCTCCGCGTCCTCCGCCCCCAACCCGCTGGGCCGCCCGTCCGCCCTGGCCCTGGTGCCGCTCACGGGCCGCAGCTTCAGCCTGGGTGACCTGAGCCACTCTCCGCAGACCGCGCAGCACGTGGAGCGCATCGTGCGCCAAGTGCGCGCCGAGCGAGGCCTGCGTGGGGTGCCCGACCGCGACCGAAAGATCGCGGCGCTGATGCTGGCGCGCCACCAGGAGGAGCGCCTGCTGCTCGAGCAGCGCGCCGCCGCCCACGGCCAGTGGGAGCAGCAGCGCGTGCGGGCGGAGCAGCGGCGGGAGCGCGAGGAGCGCGAGAAGCAGCGCGCGCTGGAGCAGGGCCGCCGGGCCTGGGCCGCGCAGGTGGAGGAGCGGCGCGGCCGCCGGGGCCGCGAGGAGCGCGAAGAGGCGCGGCGGCGACAGCGGCAGTGCGAGCGCAGCGAGGAGCGGCGGCGCGAGCTGGCCGAACGCCAGGGCCTGCTGCGGCGGGAACGCGTGGAGCGCGCGGCCCGGGAGGATCGGCTGCGCAAGCTGCAGCAGGAGCAGAACCTGAAGCAGCGGGAGGAGGGCCTGCAAGAGGGGCGCGAGCGCGCCGAGCTGGCCCGCAGGGAGCGCGCCCAGCGCGCGGCCCGCACCAAGCAGCGGCAGGAGGGCCAGCTGCAGCGGGAGAAGCGGGAGCTGAGCCGGGCGGAGCGGGCGCGCCACGAGGCTCTGCTGCAAGGCCGGGCTCGGCAGGAGCGCGCGGAGCGCGAGGGCTTGCGGAGCTCCCTGGAGGCCAGCTTGGGCCGCGCGCAGGAGAACTACGAGCAGTTGGTGGAGCAGCGCGCCCGCGAGCTGCGGGAGCGGGCCCGGCGGGAGGAGCTGCAGGGCCGGCGGGCCAAGGAGGTGGCCGAGCGCAAAGAGCGCGAACACCAGGCGCACCTGGAGGCGCTGGCCCGGGCGGGGGAGCGGCGGCTGCAGCACGCCATGCAGGCTGCCGAGGAAGCCGTGCAGCAGAAGGCGCGGCGCGTGGGCCAGAGCAGGCTGGAGAAGGAACGGGCCCAGCGCGCCAATAAGGAGAAGGTGGAGAGGGACGAAGACTGCCGCCGGCGGGAGCTGCTGCAGGCCATCGGGCGCAAGCTGGAGCGCAGCGAGCAGCTGTCCCGGGAGCGACGGAGCGCGCTGGAGAGCGCCCGCTCCACCGCCCGGGCCTCCTTCCACGTGCGCGAGAAGGTCCGCGAGGAGACCAACACGCGCTCCTTCGACCGCATGGTGCGGGATGCCCAGCTGCACGCCAGCCTCGACCGCAAATGA